The following coding sequences lie in one Montipora foliosa isolate CH-2021 chromosome 11, ASM3666993v2, whole genome shotgun sequence genomic window:
- the LOC137977012 gene encoding uncharacterized protein — protein MALWLGAGELLWPSSIWRAPATMWPSIQPQDRSLLGMKWRDKDYVDMALPFGLCSDPYIFTSIADMIEWILTHNYGVDLLRHYLDDFMTLGPPTSLVCHYNLQACIRLYSILGLPLHPLKLEGPTTRQSTLGIELDSTTLQTRLPVEKRDRIIAPLDTWSAKCFCKHRELGVPYWSTPPRL, from the coding sequence ATGGCATTATGGCTCGGGGCTGGGGAACTCTTATGGCCAAGTTCGATATGGCGAGCGCCTGCCACAATGTGGCCATCCATCCAACCGCAGGATCGTTCCCTCTTGGGCATGAAGTGGCGTGATAAAGATTACGTGGACATGGCTCTTCCCTTTGGACTATGCTCTGATCCATATATCTTTACCTCCATTGCAGATATGATCGAATGGATACTGACTCATAACTATGGGGTTGATCTCCTTCGTCATTACTTGGACGATTTTATGACATTGGGCCCGCCAACCTCTCTGGTGTGTCACTACAACTTACAGGCTTGCATCCGGCTGTACTCCATCCTCGGCCTCCCCCTTCACCCACTTAAGCTGGAGGGACCCACTACACGCCAATCCACCCTTGGCATTGAGCTGGACTCAACGACACTACAGACCAGGCTGCCGGTGGAGAAGAGAGATAGGATCATTGCTCCTTTAGATACATGGTCAGCTAAGTGTTTCTGCAAACATCGCGAGTTGGGAGTCCCTTATTGGTCAACTCCACCACGTCTGTAA